Part of the Flavobacterium sp. KS-LB2 genome is shown below.
TTGCCTTACGCAACGGGAGTTGGAGCACCTGTAATTAGAGTTGATGACGTGGTTTCCTGGAAAAGCAGGGGAATTGATAATGTAAATAAAGAGCTAGGAAATAAATTTAATGAACTCAAGCTTCAATACGAAAAATTAATGCAAGAATACGAATGGAATGAATTAGTGTATAGCGCTAAATTTTCATTTGAACCCGTTATTGGCGAAATCTATCATTTGTACAGAGATGCTGAAGGGGTAAACTTTCTTTCGTTAATAGGTCCGAACGAATGGAATAAAGAACACATTGGTACTTTTAAATTAAATAGTGATAAAAAATGGATTCTCTTGAATGCACAAGATTCGCAGTTGT
Proteins encoded:
- a CDS encoding DUF2452 domain-containing protein; this translates as MENKKPDNVVYTVEAGYNANVLPYATGVGAPVIRVDDVVSWKSRGIDNVNKELGNKFNELKLQYEKLMQEYEWNELVYSAKFSFEPVIGEIYHLYRDAEGVNFLSLIGPNEWNKEHIGTFKLNSDKKWILLNAQDSQLY